The Mercurialis annua linkage group LG2, ddMerAnnu1.2, whole genome shotgun sequence genome contains a region encoding:
- the LOC126669860 gene encoding probable disease resistance protein At4g27220 isoform X2, giving the protein MDYQSKIPPHVLTEDEAWALFKTTAHLDDHSSDVAKMVLKQCSRLPLVIMSVGNALRDKPVGACQQAFEKLRDGECLEIQDSDIEEMAYRSLKFSFDELPREETKRCLILCSLFPKDRDVCVEDLTRYALGLRLYQHSQSIKDVSNEVLDAIRELKCSYFLLEGDTKGHVKMDRLVHDVVVLIGKRYSVVTDSKMEEKFIAGGGTGFNEWPTDERFRDYAALSFLDNEIARLPDKLPCPKLEMLLLSRRALSPEGYTSSHQECTDVPDGCIEGMEKLKILSLTRGNLSVYSLKSLTNLHILELKYCNFTLAGNSTADNSSLRNLKKLEILSFYGSEISELPNELGELENLKLLELTNCYGLDRISSNMIRKLSKLEELHVGVFEDWDVQLLLELNSLHHLDILSLAYRISFPESFVFSSLTAYHLHICDCECPRFLSRLRYPTSRIICIIATEEIVDACEELFANVYNLHIECSDTCFQNMVPDISPMGFQELHRLELYGCEMECLISTTKQQQQQVAENAFSHMVELEIGNTTLKELCDGLPPKRFLENLHTLTISYCEQMNTIFPAKLLRGVKKLESVMVEDCDNLQYVFQLEEFDQVDEQFARLTSLELKNTDKLLFIWNGPTRLVNLKSLTRLILWNCGSLISVFSPSVAQSLVHLEKLDIGGCAKLEHIITEVVDDEEPLKGHPPSYLQNLKVVQIESCNRLLYVLPISMAQDLMKLEEIIISDAAQLNQVFGNCKGPSLLSRHANDNPLLPVPRKLEIKDPYWFSRNNAVVLPSLSRVQIEKCPQLAMNSLLWALPEASRDSEQQKVSYAERIPLETLDLKGLSQLEHIIAVEDDDVEKGLSSLKTHFQAISFSSLQKLRITECNKLKILLPVEIARDLQLLTEIYVKSCNQLVAIFGNEDQAHIDAMEEITFPKLLELCLEELPNLITFGPQEYHFVFSSLECLRVETCPKMTTRFTTAAGCYHSYPIRGKRSWEELNSTLT; this is encoded by the exons atggattatcaatcaAAAATTCCACCACATGTGTTGACTGAAGATGAGGCGTGGGCTTTATTCAAAACAACTGCCCATCTAGATGATCACTCGTCCGATGTGGCAAAGATGGTCTTAAAGCAGTGTAGTCGTTTGCCTTTGGTGATTATGTCTGTAGGAAATGCTCTGAGAGATAAGCCTGTAGGAGCATGTCAGCAAGCCTTTGAAAAACTTCGAGATGGCGAATGTCTAGAAATTCAAGATTCGGATATAGAAGAAATGGCTTATAGAAGTTTGAAGTTCAGTTTTGATGAATTGCCGCGAGAAGAAACGAAGAGATGTTTGATTTTGTGCTCTCTGTTTCCGAAAGATCGAGACGTTTGTGTTGAAGATTTGACTAGATATGCACTTGGCTTGCGCTTGTATCAACATTCTCAATCGATTAAAGATGTGTCGAATGAAGTTCTTGATGCAATTCGCGAGCTCAAATGTTCTTATTTTTTGTTAGAAGGTGATACTAAAGGACATGTGAAAATGGACAGGTTGGTTCATGACGTAGTCGTCTTGATTGGGAAAAGATATTCGGTGGTTACAGATTCCAAAATGGAGGAGAAGTTTATTGCAGGTGGTGGCACTGGGTTCAACGAGTGGCCAACTGATGAAAGATTCAGAGATTATGCAGCTCTCTCTTTCTTGGATAATGAAATAGCGCGGCTTCCGGATAAATTGCCGTGCCCAAAGTTGGAAATGTTACTGTTGTCCAGACGGGCGCTTTCTCCAGAAGGCTATACAAGCTCTCATCAAGAGTGTACAGATGTTCCGGATGGATGTATTGAAGGAATGGAGAAGCTTAAAATTTTATCGCTAACCCGTGGGAACCTCTCAGTATATTCACTAAAAAGCTTAACAAATCTTCATATTCTAGAGCTAAAGTATTGCAACTTCACCTTGGCAGGAAATTCTACCGCTGACAATTCTTCATTGCGAAATCTGAAGAAACTTGAGATTCTGAGCTTTTACGGTTCTGAAATTAGTGAGTTACCCAATGAGCTAGGAGAACTGGAGAATTTGAAACTGTTAGAGCTAACAAATTGTTATGGTCTAGATAGGATTTCTTCAAATATGATAAGAAAATTATCCAAACTTGAAGAATTACATGTTGGAGTCTTTGAAGATTGGGATGTCCAACTGCTGCTGGAGCTGAATTCACTGCACCACTTGGACATTTTGTCGTTGGCATATCGCATAAGCTTTCCAGAAAGCTTTGTTTTCTCCAGCTTGACAGCGTATCATCTGCACATATGTGATTGTGAGTGCCCGAGATTCCTGTCTAGGCTCAGATATCCAACCTCGAGAATAATTTGCATCATCGCAACTGAAGAAATCGTTGATGCTTGTGAGGAGCTATTCGCGAATGTATACAATCTTCATATAGAATGCAGCGATACATGTTTCCAGAACATGGTTCCCGACATATCTCCCATGGGCTTTCAAGAGCTGCATCGCCTTGAGCTTTATGGCTGTGAGATGGAATGCCTCATTAGTACCACAAAGCAGCAGCAACAACAGGTAGCAGAAAATGCATTCTCACATATGGTGGAGCTAGAAATTGGTAACACGACTTTGAAAGAATTATGCGATGGTCTGCCACCAAAGAGATTCTTAGAGAATTTGCATACGCTAACTATATCTTACTGTGAACAAATGAACACCATATTTCCAGCAAAGTTGCTTCGAGGAGTGAAAAAATTAGAAAGTGTGATGGTTGAAGATTGCGACAATTTGCAATACGTGTTCCAACTAGAAGAATTCGATCAAGTAGACGAGCAGTTCGCACGCCTAACAAGTCTAGAGCTGAAAAATACAGATAAATTGTTGTTCATATGGAATGGGCCTACCCGTCTTGTAAATCTCAAAAGTCTCACTCGTTTGATCCTTTGGAATTGTGGGAGCCTGATCTCTGTTTTTTCACCATCTGTTGCTCAAAGTCTAGTGCATCTGGAAAAACTCGATATAGGAGGCTGTGCTAAGCTCGAGCATATAATCACCGAAGTAGTGGACGATGAGGAGCCATTGAAAGGCCATCCTCCATCCTACCTCCAAAATTTGAAGGTAGTCCAAATAGAAAGCTGCAATAGGTTGCTATATGTTTTGCCGATCTCAATGGCTCAAGACCTTATGAAACTCGAAGAGATAATCATATCCGATGCTGCTCAACTAAACCAAGTGTTTGGTAATTGCAAGGGACCAAGTTTGCTCTCTAGGCATGCAAACGATAATCCACTACTCCCTGTACCAAGAAAACTAGAAATCAAAGACCCGTACTGGTTCTCAAGGAATAATGCAGTGGTACTTCCATCTTTAAGCCGTGTGCAAATCGAGAAATGTCCCCAGTTAGCCATGAATTCTCTTTTATGGGCTCTTCCAGAG GCTTCAAGAGATTCAGAACAGCAAAAAGTTTCATATGCCGAAAGGATACCTCTGGAAACTCTAGATTTAAAAGGACTGTCGCAATTGGAGCACATCATTGCAGTGGAAGATGACGATGTTGAAAAGGGTCTGAGCTCATTAAAGACTCATTTTCAAGCTATCTCCTTCAGTTCCTTGCAAAAACTTAGAATCACCGAGTGcaataaattgaaaattcttTTGCCTGTGGAAATTGCTCGAGATCTTCAGCTTCTGACAGAGATTTACGTAAAATCATGTAACCAATTGGTGGCAATATTTGGAAATGAAGATCAGGCACACATTGATGCCATGGAAGAGATCACTTTTCCTAAGCTATTAGAATTATGTTTGGAAGAGTTACCAAACCTCATCACATTCGGTCCGCAAGAATACCATTTCGTATTCTCGTCTCTAGAATGTTTAAGAGTCGAAACATGTCCAAAGATGACAACAAGGTTTACTACTGCAGCAGGATGCTACCATTCATACCCAATCAGAG GGAAACGCtcgtgggaggaattgaactcaACCTTAACATAA
- the LOC126669860 gene encoding probable disease resistance protein At4g27220 isoform X1: MDYQSKIPPHVLTEDEAWALFKTTAHLDDHSSDVAKMVLKQCSRLPLVIMSVGNALRDKPVGACQQAFEKLRDGECLEIQDSDIEEMAYRSLKFSFDELPREETKRCLILCSLFPKDRDVCVEDLTRYALGLRLYQHSQSIKDVSNEVLDAIRELKCSYFLLEGDTKGHVKMDRLVHDVVVLIGKRYSVVTDSKMEEKFIAGGGTGFNEWPTDERFRDYAALSFLDNEIARLPDKLPCPKLEMLLLSRRALSPEGYTSSHQECTDVPDGCIEGMEKLKILSLTRGNLSVYSLKSLTNLHILELKYCNFTLAGNSTADNSSLRNLKKLEILSFYGSEISELPNELGELENLKLLELTNCYGLDRISSNMIRKLSKLEELHVGVFEDWDVQLLLELNSLHHLDILSLAYRISFPESFVFSSLTAYHLHICDCECPRFLSRLRYPTSRIICIIATEEIVDACEELFANVYNLHIECSDTCFQNMVPDISPMGFQELHRLELYGCEMECLISTTKQQQQQVAENAFSHMVELEIGNTTLKELCDGLPPKRFLENLHTLTISYCEQMNTIFPAKLLRGVKKLESVMVEDCDNLQYVFQLEEFDQVDEQFARLTSLELKNTDKLLFIWNGPTRLVNLKSLTRLILWNCGSLISVFSPSVAQSLVHLEKLDIGGCAKLEHIITEVVDDEEPLKGHPPSYLQNLKVVQIESCNRLLYVLPISMAQDLMKLEEIIISDAAQLNQVFGNCKGPSLLSRHANDNPLLPVPRKLEIKDPYWFSRNNAVVLPSLSRVQIEKCPQLAMNSLLWALPEFLRKKMVQASRDSEQQKVSYAERIPLETLDLKGLSQLEHIIAVEDDDVEKGLSSLKTHFQAISFSSLQKLRITECNKLKILLPVEIARDLQLLTEIYVKSCNQLVAIFGNEDQAHIDAMEEITFPKLLELCLEELPNLITFGPQEYHFVFSSLECLRVETCPKMTTRFTTAAGCYHSYPIRGKRSWEELNSTLT, encoded by the exons atggattatcaatcaAAAATTCCACCACATGTGTTGACTGAAGATGAGGCGTGGGCTTTATTCAAAACAACTGCCCATCTAGATGATCACTCGTCCGATGTGGCAAAGATGGTCTTAAAGCAGTGTAGTCGTTTGCCTTTGGTGATTATGTCTGTAGGAAATGCTCTGAGAGATAAGCCTGTAGGAGCATGTCAGCAAGCCTTTGAAAAACTTCGAGATGGCGAATGTCTAGAAATTCAAGATTCGGATATAGAAGAAATGGCTTATAGAAGTTTGAAGTTCAGTTTTGATGAATTGCCGCGAGAAGAAACGAAGAGATGTTTGATTTTGTGCTCTCTGTTTCCGAAAGATCGAGACGTTTGTGTTGAAGATTTGACTAGATATGCACTTGGCTTGCGCTTGTATCAACATTCTCAATCGATTAAAGATGTGTCGAATGAAGTTCTTGATGCAATTCGCGAGCTCAAATGTTCTTATTTTTTGTTAGAAGGTGATACTAAAGGACATGTGAAAATGGACAGGTTGGTTCATGACGTAGTCGTCTTGATTGGGAAAAGATATTCGGTGGTTACAGATTCCAAAATGGAGGAGAAGTTTATTGCAGGTGGTGGCACTGGGTTCAACGAGTGGCCAACTGATGAAAGATTCAGAGATTATGCAGCTCTCTCTTTCTTGGATAATGAAATAGCGCGGCTTCCGGATAAATTGCCGTGCCCAAAGTTGGAAATGTTACTGTTGTCCAGACGGGCGCTTTCTCCAGAAGGCTATACAAGCTCTCATCAAGAGTGTACAGATGTTCCGGATGGATGTATTGAAGGAATGGAGAAGCTTAAAATTTTATCGCTAACCCGTGGGAACCTCTCAGTATATTCACTAAAAAGCTTAACAAATCTTCATATTCTAGAGCTAAAGTATTGCAACTTCACCTTGGCAGGAAATTCTACCGCTGACAATTCTTCATTGCGAAATCTGAAGAAACTTGAGATTCTGAGCTTTTACGGTTCTGAAATTAGTGAGTTACCCAATGAGCTAGGAGAACTGGAGAATTTGAAACTGTTAGAGCTAACAAATTGTTATGGTCTAGATAGGATTTCTTCAAATATGATAAGAAAATTATCCAAACTTGAAGAATTACATGTTGGAGTCTTTGAAGATTGGGATGTCCAACTGCTGCTGGAGCTGAATTCACTGCACCACTTGGACATTTTGTCGTTGGCATATCGCATAAGCTTTCCAGAAAGCTTTGTTTTCTCCAGCTTGACAGCGTATCATCTGCACATATGTGATTGTGAGTGCCCGAGATTCCTGTCTAGGCTCAGATATCCAACCTCGAGAATAATTTGCATCATCGCAACTGAAGAAATCGTTGATGCTTGTGAGGAGCTATTCGCGAATGTATACAATCTTCATATAGAATGCAGCGATACATGTTTCCAGAACATGGTTCCCGACATATCTCCCATGGGCTTTCAAGAGCTGCATCGCCTTGAGCTTTATGGCTGTGAGATGGAATGCCTCATTAGTACCACAAAGCAGCAGCAACAACAGGTAGCAGAAAATGCATTCTCACATATGGTGGAGCTAGAAATTGGTAACACGACTTTGAAAGAATTATGCGATGGTCTGCCACCAAAGAGATTCTTAGAGAATTTGCATACGCTAACTATATCTTACTGTGAACAAATGAACACCATATTTCCAGCAAAGTTGCTTCGAGGAGTGAAAAAATTAGAAAGTGTGATGGTTGAAGATTGCGACAATTTGCAATACGTGTTCCAACTAGAAGAATTCGATCAAGTAGACGAGCAGTTCGCACGCCTAACAAGTCTAGAGCTGAAAAATACAGATAAATTGTTGTTCATATGGAATGGGCCTACCCGTCTTGTAAATCTCAAAAGTCTCACTCGTTTGATCCTTTGGAATTGTGGGAGCCTGATCTCTGTTTTTTCACCATCTGTTGCTCAAAGTCTAGTGCATCTGGAAAAACTCGATATAGGAGGCTGTGCTAAGCTCGAGCATATAATCACCGAAGTAGTGGACGATGAGGAGCCATTGAAAGGCCATCCTCCATCCTACCTCCAAAATTTGAAGGTAGTCCAAATAGAAAGCTGCAATAGGTTGCTATATGTTTTGCCGATCTCAATGGCTCAAGACCTTATGAAACTCGAAGAGATAATCATATCCGATGCTGCTCAACTAAACCAAGTGTTTGGTAATTGCAAGGGACCAAGTTTGCTCTCTAGGCATGCAAACGATAATCCACTACTCCCTGTACCAAGAAAACTAGAAATCAAAGACCCGTACTGGTTCTCAAGGAATAATGCAGTGGTACTTCCATCTTTAAGCCGTGTGCAAATCGAGAAATGTCCCCAGTTAGCCATGAATTCTCTTTTATGGGCTCTTCCAGAG TTTCTTAGAAAAAAGATGGTGCAGGCTTCAAGAGATTCAGAACAGCAAAAAGTTTCATATGCCGAAAGGATACCTCTGGAAACTCTAGATTTAAAAGGACTGTCGCAATTGGAGCACATCATTGCAGTGGAAGATGACGATGTTGAAAAGGGTCTGAGCTCATTAAAGACTCATTTTCAAGCTATCTCCTTCAGTTCCTTGCAAAAACTTAGAATCACCGAGTGcaataaattgaaaattcttTTGCCTGTGGAAATTGCTCGAGATCTTCAGCTTCTGACAGAGATTTACGTAAAATCATGTAACCAATTGGTGGCAATATTTGGAAATGAAGATCAGGCACACATTGATGCCATGGAAGAGATCACTTTTCCTAAGCTATTAGAATTATGTTTGGAAGAGTTACCAAACCTCATCACATTCGGTCCGCAAGAATACCATTTCGTATTCTCGTCTCTAGAATGTTTAAGAGTCGAAACATGTCCAAAGATGACAACAAGGTTTACTACTGCAGCAGGATGCTACCATTCATACCCAATCAGAG GGAAACGCtcgtgggaggaattgaactcaACCTTAACATAA